The Candidatus Beckwithbacteria bacterium sequence TTAATAGATAAAAAGTACGATAAAACTAACATAGAAAAAAAATTAAATGGCAAATAAACTACACACGGTCTAAAGACCGTGGTTTTAATCCTTCTCTGGCATAATTTCTTTATTGTCTTTAATGTACTTTTTTATTTGTAAGTAATTGGTTTTACCTATGGTTTCAGCAAAGTAGCCATCAGCCCAAAAA is a genomic window containing:
- a CDS encoding IS200/IS605 family transposase — encoded protein: FWADGYFAETIGKTNYLQIKKYIKDNKEIMPEKD